One segment of Paraburkholderia bonniea DNA contains the following:
- the pdxY gene encoding pyridoxal kinase PdxY, with the protein MKNVLSIQSHVVFGHAGNSAAVFPMQRLGVNVWPLNTVQFSNHTQYGHWSGSVLETSQMPELVDGIGAIGMLPRCDAVLSGYLGATDQAQAVVDIVAAVKTANPRARYFCDPVMGSGTRAGCQVEPGIQTFLVQTMPAVADVMMPNHSELQLLAGREIETIEEALAACRELIQRGPQVVLVKHLLDRNSPADCFNMLVVTAREAWLGQRPLYPFSRQPVGVGDLTSAVFVARTLQGDSVRRAFEHALAAVNAVVKRTWEASRYELELVAAQQEIAQPLDWFEATAVGKT; encoded by the coding sequence ATGAAAAACGTCCTCAGCATTCAGTCGCATGTCGTGTTCGGCCATGCGGGCAACAGTGCGGCGGTGTTTCCGATGCAACGCCTCGGGGTCAACGTCTGGCCACTCAACACCGTGCAGTTTTCCAACCACACGCAATACGGGCACTGGAGCGGCAGCGTGCTCGAGACCTCGCAGATGCCAGAGCTGGTGGACGGCATCGGTGCTATCGGCATGCTGCCGCGCTGCGATGCCGTGCTCTCCGGTTATCTGGGCGCGACCGATCAGGCTCAGGCCGTGGTCGATATCGTCGCTGCTGTCAAAACCGCAAACCCGCGCGCCCGTTATTTCTGTGATCCGGTCATGGGCTCCGGCACGCGCGCTGGCTGCCAGGTCGAACCCGGGATTCAAACCTTTCTGGTGCAGACCATGCCTGCCGTGGCCGATGTGATGATGCCCAATCACAGCGAGCTGCAACTGCTCGCTGGGCGCGAGATCGAAACCATTGAAGAGGCTCTTGCCGCTTGCCGCGAACTGATTCAGCGCGGGCCGCAAGTGGTGCTGGTCAAACATCTGCTGGACCGCAACAGCCCCGCTGACTGTTTCAACATGCTGGTGGTCACCGCCCGCGAAGCGTGGCTGGGCCAGCGTCCGCTATACCCGTTCTCGCGCCAGCCAGTCGGCGTGGGCGACCTGACGAGTGCGGTGTTTGTTGCGCGCACGTTGCAAGGCGATTCAGTGCGCCGGGCGTTCGAACATGCGCTCGCGGCAGTCAATGCCGTGGTCAAACGTACTTGGGAGGCGAGCCGCTACGAACTGGAGCTCGTCGCCGCACAACAAGAAATCGCGCAACCGCTCGACTGGTTCGAAGCCACCGCCGTCGGCAAAACCTGA
- the bamE gene encoding outer membrane protein assembly factor BamE domain-containing protein: MMPIYFRFISAAALGACFALAGCDAQQGDAVQAIKGVFDSVKPDALLLKDLTPGVTTEAQIRQQMGRPETERTFADGSRRFEYPRGPQGLNTYMVDLNRDGVLRSITQVLNAETFAQVRPGMSEDDVRLLLGKPGEVAEYRLKGETVWSWKWREGGVNQEGMFNVHFDTAHQVVTTSRSDVLRGR, encoded by the coding sequence ATGATGCCGATTTATTTCAGGTTTATTTCTGCCGCAGCGCTTGGCGCGTGTTTCGCGCTCGCTGGCTGCGATGCTCAACAAGGTGACGCCGTGCAGGCAATCAAAGGTGTGTTTGATAGCGTCAAACCAGACGCACTGTTACTCAAGGACCTGACGCCTGGCGTGACAACCGAAGCGCAAATCCGCCAGCAAATGGGCCGCCCGGAAACCGAGCGCACTTTTGCCGATGGCTCACGGCGCTTCGAATATCCGCGTGGCCCGCAAGGGCTCAATACCTATATGGTCGACCTCAATCGTGATGGCGTGCTGCGCTCAATCACCCAGGTCTTGAACGCGGAGACTTTCGCCCAGGTTCGTCCGGGCATGAGCGAAGACGATGTGCGGCTGTTGCTCGGCAAACCTGGCGAGGTCGCGGAGTACCGGCTGAAAGGCGAAACCGTCTGGAGCTGGAAGTGGCGTGAAGGCGGGGTGAATCAGGAAGGCATGTTTAACGTGCACTTCGACACCGCGCACCAGGTCGTCACCACCTCGCGCTCGGATGTGCTTCGTGGCCGCTAG
- a CDS encoding formimidoylglutamate deiminase codes for MAAVPATPATPATHALFARDAWLPDGWQRNVLLEWDEHGTLSAVTAGHAIPPAGIAQAAGPVLPGMPNLHSHAFQRALAGLTEYRASASDTFWSWRDLMYRHAAQITPEGLSVIARWLYIEMLKAGYTSVCEFHYVHHMADGQPYPQLAALAECVVDAAQASGIGLTLLPVLYQYSGFGRQAPRAEQQRFLNSPERLLRLLDEAGRARPPHGGLRYGVAPHSLRAVSAESLQALLAGLDAHWPGAPVHLHIAEQQAEVKACLATYGARPVQWLLEHFPVDARWCLVHATHLEASEVTALARSGACAGLCPSTEANLGDGVFAALAYLEAGGRFGIGSDSHICVDWRSELRLLEYAQRLVRQQRNVLASSNTPEVAERLYRAALEGGARATGRAVGALAPGLRADWIVLDPDHPGVAERAPRHWLSGIVFGEHGATPVRDVYAGGRKVVDNRQHCDEGQVYAEYRAMLARLPGG; via the coding sequence ATGGCGGCGGTGCCAGCAACCCCAGCAACCCCAGCAACCCACGCGCTCTTCGCCCGCGATGCCTGGCTGCCTGACGGCTGGCAGCGCAACGTGCTACTGGAGTGGGATGAACACGGCACACTCAGTGCGGTTACCGCTGGTCATGCCATCCCGCCCGCAGGCATCGCTCAGGCAGCCGGGCCGGTATTGCCTGGCATGCCGAACCTCCACTCCCACGCGTTTCAGCGGGCACTGGCTGGGCTGACGGAATATCGCGCCAGTGCCAGCGATACCTTCTGGAGCTGGCGCGACCTGATGTATCGCCATGCCGCGCAGATCACACCGGAAGGGCTAAGCGTGATCGCGCGCTGGCTTTACATCGAAATGCTGAAGGCGGGCTATACCTCGGTGTGTGAATTTCATTACGTGCATCACATGGCGGATGGGCAGCCGTATCCGCAGCTCGCGGCGTTGGCCGAATGCGTCGTCGATGCGGCGCAGGCCAGTGGCATTGGCCTGACGCTGCTGCCTGTGCTGTACCAGTACAGCGGCTTTGGCAGGCAAGCGCCGCGCGCTGAGCAGCAACGCTTTCTGAATTCCCCTGAACGTTTGCTGCGGCTGCTCGACGAGGCTGGCCGCGCGCGTCCGCCGCATGGCGGCTTGCGTTATGGGGTTGCGCCGCATTCGTTGCGAGCCGTGTCGGCGGAGTCATTGCAAGCGCTGCTTGCCGGACTGGATGCGCACTGGCCCGGCGCACCCGTGCATTTGCATATCGCTGAGCAACAGGCAGAAGTTAAGGCGTGCCTTGCCACTTATGGCGCACGTCCAGTGCAGTGGCTGCTGGAGCATTTTCCGGTGGATGCACGCTGGTGTCTGGTCCATGCGACGCATCTGGAGGCCAGCGAAGTTACCGCGCTCGCGCGCAGCGGTGCTTGCGCCGGCCTGTGTCCGAGCACCGAAGCGAACCTGGGCGATGGCGTGTTTGCGGCGCTGGCATATCTGGAGGCGGGCGGGCGTTTCGGTATTGGTTCGGATAGCCACATTTGTGTCGACTGGCGCTCTGAGCTGCGGCTGCTCGAATACGCTCAACGACTGGTGCGGCAACAGCGCAATGTGCTGGCTTCGAGCAACACGCCCGAGGTGGCCGAGCGGCTTTACCGCGCGGCGCTGGAAGGCGGGGCGAGAGCGACTGGGCGAGCGGTCGGTGCGCTTGCGCCAGGGCTGCGCGCGGACTGGATCGTGCTGGATCCGGATCATCCTGGCGTCGCTGAACGAGCGCCACGGCATTGGCTTTCAGGGATCGTATTTGGCGAGCATGGCGCAACACCCGTGCGCGATGTTTATGCTGGCGGGCGCAAGGTAGTGGATAACCGTCAGCACTGCGATGAGGGGCAGGTTTATGCCGAGTACCGCGCGATGCTCGCCAGATTGCCAGGGGGCTAG
- the hutG gene encoding N-formylglutamate deformylase, with protein sequence MTASSPPPLFTVKRGNNPLLISMPHVGTYIPPEIAATMTPEAAFVADCDWHLEQLYGFAERIGATVLAATHARYVIDLNRPPDDASLYPGLDITGLIPLETFDRVPLYLEGQQPVEADHAKRRTAYWRPYHDALERELAVLKMQNHEVLLWEAHSIRSQVPRLFEGTLPDFNIGTADGASALPGLAADLEAVIDWHGGYSAVENQRFKGGYITRQYGRPEQGVHAVQLELSQATYMDETRPYRYDETRAAEVSTLLEALVQTAMARIATG encoded by the coding sequence ATGACTGCTTCGAGTCCTCCTCCGCTGTTCACCGTCAAGCGCGGCAACAATCCGCTTCTGATCTCCATGCCGCATGTCGGCACCTACATTCCCCCTGAGATTGCCGCCACCATGACGCCGGAGGCGGCGTTTGTCGCTGATTGCGACTGGCATCTCGAACAGCTGTATGGCTTTGCCGAGCGCATTGGCGCGACGGTTCTGGCGGCCACGCATGCACGCTATGTGATTGATCTGAACCGTCCGCCTGACGATGCAAGCCTGTATCCCGGGCTCGATATCACCGGCCTGATTCCACTTGAAACCTTTGACCGGGTGCCGCTCTACCTTGAGGGCCAGCAACCAGTCGAAGCGGATCATGCCAAGCGCCGCACGGCCTACTGGCGGCCTTATCACGATGCGCTGGAGCGTGAGCTGGCAGTGCTGAAAATGCAGAACCACGAGGTGCTGCTATGGGAAGCGCATTCGATTCGCTCGCAAGTGCCACGGCTGTTCGAGGGCACGCTGCCGGACTTCAACATCGGCACGGCGGATGGCGCGAGTGCGCTGCCGGGTCTAGCGGCCGATCTGGAAGCCGTGATCGACTGGCATGGCGGTTATTCAGCGGTGGAGAACCAGCGTTTCAAGGGCGGCTACATCACGCGCCAGTACGGGCGGCCCGAGCAGGGCGTGCATGCGGTGCAGCTAGAGCTGTCGCAGGCCACATACATGGACGAAACGCGGCCCTATCGCTACGACGAGACGCGTGCCGCAGAAGTCAGCACGCTGCTGGAGGCGCTGGTGCAAACCGCGATGGCGCGGATTGCTACAGGCTGA
- a CDS encoding patatin-like phospholipase family protein has protein sequence MIRRRRDKRIGLVLGGGAARGWAHIGAIRALEQAGIRPDVVCGTSIGALVGAVYANGDLDWLEEWVSRLTWQTVVRLLDLRLSGGLLGGRKVIQVFANRFNGYEIGQLQTPFAAVATELNSGREIWLQEGSVAHAVRASIAIPGIFTPVWHDGVWLVDGGLANPVPVSVARGMRADCVIAVDLNSDILNGRDFSGLPEPLPLDPDAPPPGTLRRNGKPWPKWLQPTAGSTSADVRVSPGPSARVPSMLSSVAQSIDIMQVRITRSRLAGEPADILIQPRLGGMGIFDFHRASQAIEEGRAAVEHMLPALRARLGIA, from the coding sequence GTGATACGCCGTCGCCGTGACAAACGGATTGGCCTGGTGCTGGGCGGTGGTGCGGCCCGAGGCTGGGCGCATATCGGCGCGATCCGCGCGCTGGAACAGGCTGGGATTCGGCCTGATGTGGTATGCGGCACCTCGATTGGCGCGCTGGTTGGCGCGGTGTATGCCAATGGGGATCTCGACTGGCTCGAAGAATGGGTCTCGCGTCTGACCTGGCAAACCGTGGTGCGGCTGCTCGATTTACGTCTGAGCGGTGGGCTGCTCGGAGGACGCAAGGTGATCCAGGTATTTGCCAACCGTTTCAATGGCTACGAGATTGGCCAGTTGCAGACACCGTTCGCTGCCGTAGCGACCGAACTCAATTCGGGCCGGGAGATCTGGCTGCAAGAGGGCAGCGTTGCGCATGCGGTGCGCGCGTCGATTGCGATTCCAGGTATTTTCACGCCGGTCTGGCACGACGGCGTGTGGCTGGTGGATGGCGGCCTGGCAAATCCGGTGCCGGTTTCGGTGGCGCGTGGCATGCGGGCGGACTGCGTGATTGCCGTCGATCTGAATAGCGACATCTTGAATGGCCGCGATTTTAGCGGCCTGCCGGAGCCCTTGCCGCTTGACCCCGATGCGCCGCCACCGGGCACACTGCGGCGCAACGGCAAACCCTGGCCTAAATGGTTGCAGCCAACGGCTGGCAGCACCTCGGCGGATGTACGGGTGAGCCCGGGGCCAAGCGCCCGGGTGCCATCGATGCTGAGCTCGGTCGCGCAGAGCATCGACATCATGCAGGTGCGGATTACGCGCAGCCGCCTGGCTGGCGAGCCCGCCGATATCCTGATTCAGCCGCGCCTGGGCGGAATGGGCATCTTTGATTTTCACCGCGCGAGTCAGGCGATTGAAGAAGGGCGGGCTGCAGTGGAACACATGCTGCCTGCGCTGCGAGCCAGGCTAGGCATCGCTTGA
- a CDS encoding ribbon-helix-helix domain-containing protein, giving the protein MKPVSRSVRVNGLNTCFRLEKIYWDIIYEIAETEKVSIGTLISKIDITMRLKENDIPNFSGFLRVMATHYCRDIKPSAYKVIS; this is encoded by the coding sequence ATGAAGCCCGTCTCCCGCTCAGTCAGGGTAAATGGCCTGAATACCTGTTTCAGACTGGAAAAAATATACTGGGATATTATCTATGAAATTGCCGAAACCGAGAAAGTTTCCATCGGCACGCTCATTTCAAAAATCGATATCACAATGCGATTAAAAGAAAATGACATCCCTAATTTCAGTGGCTTTCTGCGTGTCATGGCAACCCATTATTGCAGAGACATCAAACCCAGTGCATACAAGGTAATTTCGTAA